In Raphanus sativus cultivar WK10039 chromosome 5, ASM80110v3, whole genome shotgun sequence, the following proteins share a genomic window:
- the LOC130512569 gene encoding putative F-box protein At2g02030 gives MEGKRRRGVNIPRDIVEEILVKVPVKSLVRFKVVSKEWRRSIESTCFIEKHIRYQKSLGGATILSTGRRRRNCLVLEKLLITPCSGSIQTCPYLPIKPFRPTYDFKVSEPCDGLFCIYTKTNDLKFNLVNPATNSRRILPDPISTLDAVYGQSMYSLLGIGRENGVIPKHKLLWFFQCNDKLVNEFTRCKVLSLDSNSWRYVDPPNCRIYCDQPIIHLDGVLYCFSFNREEMGYGQPCICKLLAFDLHTETFHSFSTQDLESRDCRELSMCILNHRPCIFKKRLGNNDLLFKIWGLDINKSSWEVMYSIEFSCFPPEFYDRFIIPVATINDHVIFSTLVMTYGYSTVPKPIFFLTNLLLVNTICLFLRH, from the exons ATGGaggggaagagaagaagaggcgTAAACATTCCACGTGATATAGTAGAAGAAATTCTGGTGAAGGTACCTGTGAAGTCTCTGGTGAGATTCAAAGTAGTGTCGAAAGAATGGAGAAGAAGCATAGAATCAACGTGTTTCATAGAGAAACACATAAGGTATCAGAAATCTCTAGGAGGAGCGACGATTCTTTCaacaggaagaagaagacgaaattGTCTCGTTCTAGAAAAGCTGTTGATCACGCCTTGCAGTGGAAGCATACAGACTTGTCCATATCTACCCATCAAACCTTTTCGACCTACTTATGATTTCAAAGTCTCAGAGCCTTGCGACGGTTTGTTTTGTATCTATACCAAAACCAATGATCTTAAGTTTAACCTTGTCAATCCTGCTACTAATAGCCGCCGCATACTCCCAGATCCCATCTCTACCCTCGATGCAG TTTATGGGCAATCGATGTATTCGTTGCTAGGGATCGGAAGAGAGAATGGTGTGATTCCAAAGCATAAGCTATTATGGTTTTTCCAGTGTAATGACAAATTGGTGAATGAATTTACTAGGTGCAAGGTTTTGTCTCTTGACTCTAATAGTTGGAGATACGTAGATCCACCCAACTGTCGAATTTACTGTGACCAACCTATAATTCACTTGGATGGAGTGCTCTATTGCTTCAGCTTCAACCGCGAAGAGATGGGTTACGGCCAACCGTGCATCTGTAAACTACTAGCTTTTGATCTTCACACAGAGACGTTTCATAGTTTTTCTACTCAGGATTTGGAGTCTAGAGACTGCCGTGAATTAAGCATGTGTATTCTTAATCATCGTCCATGCATCTTCAAGAAACGTCTTGGTAATAACGACCTTCTCTTCAAAATTTGGGGTCTAGACATAAACAAGAGTTCATGGGAAGTTATGTATTCAATAGAATTTTCGTGTTTTCCGCCAGAATTCTACGATAGGTTCATCATTCCGGTGGCAACAATCAACGATCATGTTATCTTCTCAACTCTTGTCATGACATATGGGTAT